The DNA window CTTTATGGAGTTTGCAGAATGTTTACAAACTTATCTGATTACCAGTTTTGAAGGAAAAGCTGTCTGCAAAATTAACCAGTTCAGTAAACCCCGCTTTAAATATACTGGAATGGAAAAAGGGGATATAAAGTGTAAGCGTAAATATCGAATTTGTACTCTTCGATGTGAGAGTCTGTTTAAAAAAAACCCTTCAGTATGACCGGACAAAAACAGTAGGTTTCTACAGTGTAAATTTGTAGCCGACTTTGCTTGAATACTACGATATACGGCCGGTTTTTCTGTGCATGAagtctcgcgtgttttttgtaaacggccaataagcatgctgtcaaaattcactttgagaggaaattccggacaaaccgtagctCGCCGAGAAAGGacgttaacattttatgaaagagaaaagttttctctttcgtctgctgttgtgatttataatcggcgcttaatggtttgtccagaatttcccctcaaagtgaattttgacagtatgattacactagtttacaaattttggggtgattgcaTGAAGCTAagtaaaaatatgttttcttagtcaattttgggtcactGAACAtgaaaatcatatccattttctttttcaaagaatctttgagattttttcaaaaacgtgttttgagcactttttgcagttattGGTCAATATTTCAGCAACAAATCTTCTGATTAACACAATCGATTcgccattcgaaaggtattgatgtacccatttcaaaaatgtataacatgtttggattaaatataaacaatttagggttacgagcaaccaaagtcaaaaaaaaaattttttttgaaaaattgcttatttttagttcatttttcataaaaaaataactcagtaaaaaaaatcttttgaagtcttatgtgacagacaaactTCTCAGGAAAATTTTAagtaagatcacgaaaatccgataAAAGCCGGTAATGCTAaaaagattacactagtttacaagaaaaatgaagttgcgagaaaaagtattttctagattaatttttggtcgctgaacacgaaaattatactcaatttctctttcaaaaaagtttgagtttttttaaagacattttttgctaaacttttttttatttcgctctacttttttatcattgaaaaaataatttttcatgggccctattctcacagtcacgtcacctagcgACTAGagtaaattttgttctagtcactaggtgacgtgactgtgagaatagagccccatattttcagaatctaatgtctaaaaaatctaatcagattttacaaattttaaatcGCGTTAAGCTAGGAataaaggtgttttctaagtcattttgtatcgctgaatacgaaaactaaGTCCacttttttcaaagaagcataTTCAAGGTTTCTATGAAAAAGATGTTTGGgcatcttgtttagttttttgtcAATATCTCCTTCAAaaaggatccgatcgaaacaaaCAACtcacagttcgaaaggtattgatgtgccctttccgtatgtataatatgcgtagatcaaatgtacatttattatgattacaagcGGCCAACGTAAAAAGTCCAATATTAAATCTTgttaaaaatgcatatttctagttaATTTTCTATAACATATaaaggacagaagaaaattcttttagaatctaatgtgataaataatctttttacaCAAATTGTAAGTCAATGGTCACAAAACATCGGATGAATAATGTAGATTCTAACTTTGTATTTTTCAtacaatcatactttcggctgaaataatcttctacacatgatagttattgtttgtgttgggtacaGCCTTCTCGAGAGTGCCTACGGCAATAGTCACCTACCATGTCCCCGTCCCAAAAACTTTGACATCGCATTTCATTGACTGCTGGACCCAAATGATATTtttacaaacaaaaaataaacaccgATTTCCCGTGTTGTGCAACAAGGGGCTCTCGAATGAAGGAATCATCACACGCTTCCTCCCTGTTTTTTAATTGCGGTATTTGAATTGTTTGGGATTTTTTCATTGTACTCCTAAgtgcttttttttttaaatgtgtgaATATTCGTTGGAAAAGTATTGTTTCGAGAAGACTCTATCCAACACAAATGAATGCATTCAAGGGGAGCTTTTTTTATTGAACTGTGCAGATACATATTTCGTCATCGTCTTGCTATTATAAATCCTTGACAGTACAATCCCTGCTTCAACAGACTTCGCAGTCGATTCTTAGTTTAAAGAAcattacgtggctagtgctacaaTCCCGCTGAGACCCCTTCCCGATAGAGTATCGAATATTTGAAGACTGCCTTacgagaccagtgctacaccctctgaACCTTCGCACCAGGGCAGGGTCtgctaaaattacaaaattttaatttcgctcaatgtgccatagcacCAACATTTTCCATGCTATGTTAGtaatattaggcttaaaatgaATGTACATATTTTATCTATCACGTTAGATTCTATCTATCATGTTAGATTCTAAAGattctaaaaaaattgttttgctgtaaaaaaaaatcagttgaaaatgagtaactttgaaaaatggttaaaaattcacttttttttaGCTTGGGTCGCTTGCAAccctaaaaattttacatatgataGACACATATTATACGTTTTTGGAAAAAGCATCTCGacacctttcaacctgcatattaGTTAAACTAATTGGAAGATtttcatacgaaatattgactaaaaactaagAAAGTacataaaacaagtttttttttgcaaaaatcgcAAAATCGTTTCTTTGGACAAAAAAacgaatattgttttcgtgttcagcgacccaaaattagtctaaaaaatactttttctcgaagcttcatttttcttgtaaactagtgttattggCCCGAAACACGCGAaaagtatttaattttttaattggttTTTATGTTGGAAATTAATCCTTACCGACCTTTTCGCAGAGCTTTGTAAGCGTTCCTTATGTTTAACGACGTCATTCCAATTTTTCAGTGGCGGATCCTGGGGGAGGGTCCTAGGGGTCCAGACTccctccaaaattattttacttcttgagaaattttaaatgagttttaattatagtttcaaactcaaaatcactCCAAATCAAATTTGACCAACAAAACTGATATTTATTAACTAAGATTGttacgtattacgaattgtacaatgttcattttaaaatcgaaatttcggacccctcccgaatttttttttctggatccgcccttgCGATTTTTTTACACTTGAAGTTCAAttccgatttttacattttaacataTTCAAAGCGGGGTTTACTAAACACGTTCTGTCCATGTGAATTTTATTTTCGGTGGAAATTAGGGTTATGAGGACAACATTCTGCTCTCATACCTTTTTAACAATCAATCGCTATTACATGTCCAACAGCTTGTAATTGCACCAAAATTTTGTTAGTTAACGTCACATGTCGTCTATTACTATATTTAGATGTGTATAGTCTAGACACGTTGGTATAGAGCAACTGATTAGTCatacaaaaaaattcaatgCCATCACAATCGAACGCATAATGGACCCAAATTGCTGAGTTCGGATATTGATTATATGATTGTATCAGCCATGGACAATCCCACGGCACAATTGAAGTGCTACGAATATCCTGCCGGCAGTCTCGCTTGTTTGCTCCACTCCGACGATTGTCTTTCGAACCGAGTTATGTTTTCCCCTTAAAAGTCGGTATCGGTTGTAAAACTTTAAAAGGATCTGCCTTCCGCCTGAGCGGCTAGGCTGGGCGGAGACGCAGGAAAGGTCAATAAGGTGTTTTTTCTCCACCCGCCTGCATTCCATTGTTTAAGTTAAGCTATTCTTCAATTAATAACTGCATCGTTTTGGGCACCTGGGATAAGCTACCTGTTCGCAGTAATCAGATTTGACGCCACTTGGCTCGCTCAGTTTCAGGTACCAGGTACCTTATGCCTACTGGAGCCGTAATTTGCAGTTGAGTATCTGAATCAGGTGCACTATATTAGGGTGTTAAGGGATGAATGTAATTGGTCAGTAAGGGGTGGTGGCGCGTGGAGGAAGTGTTAAAGCCACGGTAGATCACCAGTGAAATAGGTTAGGCTCAGTTGGTCCTCGGCGATACAAGCGGTAACATTTCGTGAAGGCCTTATCGAAACCGGCTGGTTTGAACCAATCTGTGATCTTGTTAGCTAAATATTTAACTGTGAATAATGAAGAACCTTGTGAGTGCTATAACTTTTCTAACTCTGGTGGTTCTAGTCTGCAGCAGTCCTTTGTTGTATTATGAGAagtatgattttttaaagtcaCTTTTGGAAATGGTTTTTAACTCGAATGTGCTTTTTGTGTTATCGTTCAATACTATAGGTCTACGGTGGTGGTAAATAAAGTGGATTTCTCAGATTCTGGTATCGACCATAGACGACTCAGTAATTTGTTGGATGACGACGCGCCGGAAGAGCATACGACGGCAGTGGCTCTTGGTGATGCATTAGAAAATGAAATCGCGGAAACTGATGCACGCATTAAGGCTAAGGATAATGAGCCGCTTCGTGAAAGTGATGCTGAAGCTCCTGAAATAAAGAAAAGTTCAACGGGCGATGTAATCAAAATAGACGAACAAGTGAAAACTAATGATAATAGTGTAAGTGCAGATGACGGTAAAAATATTACGACTACGGAAAGCAGTTCGGTAACTGAAGCTACAGAAAACACTACAATTGAGCTATTTACAACTCATGAAAGCATTGCCAGATCTGTAGAATCTACATGTTTGATAACAGGAGGAACGACTATTAGTACTACTACCCCCTTCGAAGATGCGTTAAACACTAAAGGTATTATTGGGCCAATGAGCTCTACAATCATGAACACCACTACAACTactagtacactattgaagACGCCCACGACCGCTGAAGTCCTAACATCCACTGTGAGTTCCACTGCAACGACTACTGATGAAGTGACGATAACCGACGTCCCAACGATCAATGCTGGGAAAACAACTAATGTTATTGATATCACAACTACAGAAGAAACTACATACGCAGGAAGCTACAGATCTTCCGACACTGTATACACCACAACTTTTGCCGTAGAGCGTTCCTCAACACCTAATACTGATATGAAGATTTCAGAAGTAGTAATTACAGACACTACCACGATAACATCGCTGGAAACAACAACTGTTAATCGTTATACTATTAGCAATGAAATTACGACTACTGAAACTATTACTCGAACAGATAACGTAGCAAATACCACTATTGACACCGAAGTAACAACTACTGGGAATACTTTCACCGATGAGAGTCCAGTAACCACGGAAGCTACTAATATCCCTCCATACACCAACAATCCCAAAGACACTACAGATAATGAAGTTATGAATACAAAATCAGCTTTAGTTTCTGTCTCGGAAACGTCCACCGAAATCATTGAACATTTGACGGAACTAGGGTTAACGGGCGTCGAAAGGATCACGACCGCGTCACCAAAGGCATTGGGTATTACAAATAGCGAAGAGATGGTTACCACTAACTCAGATGCAAAAATAACAACCACAGCTACCATTGAACAATTGGCGACTGTCGAGCCAACGATTACTGAAATTATAACAACTATTGCGACAGGAGCAACCCCTTCCGATTCATCTTATAAGGAAACAACCATCGGGGAAGAAATAGCAAACACTATCAGCTACACTGCAACGACTATCAACGAAGTGACAGTAACTGAAGCCGCGACAATCAACGTTGAGACTGCAACGAATGCCAGGAATGACATGACTACAGAAGAAGCAATATACGCAGGAAGTTCCTCTTCTTTCGAGATTAGATATATCAACGATTTTGACGTAGAGAGTTTCTCAACACCTAGCATTGTAATGGAAGCCTCAGTAGTAGTGTCTACTGATGCCATCACGGTTTCGTCGTTGGAAACAATTACAATTTCTCGAACTAAGACTACAACAGATATCGCAACGAGTACCACTATTGAGACGGACGGAACCAAAACTACTGGAAAATATGCAAGCGATGAGAGTCCAGCAATCGCCGAAGTTAGTAAAAGAATAAGGTTTAATCTCGCAGATACTGCAGACAGTGAAATTACAATGACTACAACACAAGCATCAACTTCTACTTCGGAAACGTCAACTGAAATCGCTGAATATTTGAGAGTAATTGAGTCAACTGACATTGAAAGGATCGCTACCGCAACGCCAACGTCAAACGGTGTCACGAATGGCGAAGAGATGGTTACAATTATCACAGATGCAAACGTACCCACCAATTCCGTGTTAACCGAAATACTGCCAACTTACGACCAAACCACCGGTACCGAAGCTAGTACAATCACCAGTGCCAGTCCCGAAACCATGGCAGCTATTGGTGTTAGTAGTACTACAGAGCGTACTTCAGTTGCTAATTCGGAAACATCAACCGATTCGGAAGTAATTGGTGACAAAACCATCACGACCACTGAGCCACAAACTGTTACCGCCAGTGAAGAAAGTACAACTGCCGATCCTAAAACTCACCAGACGAGTGAAATTTCCTTCATTTTTGATGAGAGTCCCGCCATCAACAAAGTTAGGCCAACCTATCCAACAGATCCCAAAGATACTACAACTAGCGTCGAAAGCTCGACAACAGAAAGTACCACAACTGCTGCTCTGGAAGCATTAACCGATTCAGAGATATTTGGACGACCTGTGGACGCGAGAAACAGGGTCGCAGGATCGGAGACTACAGTAATTGAGTACAGTTCTGCGGTGATCACAAAGGGTACAACCACGCCAAGTATTACATCTACCACAGATGCCACAAGACTATCAAAGGCCATCACCACCACCGTGAATGCTAGACTCGTAGATACGGTAGCCAATGAAGTTATTACGACTACCGGGAGTACCTCAACTGCAGATTCGGAGTTAGTAACAGGTTCGGGACTACCACAGCATGCAACAAATATTCATGTTACTAAGCTTAATGTAGAGAGTACAACTACGCAGTTGGTTACAACTATCGCAGATGCCGAAGTAATCACCGATTCAGAGCGTTTCACCACAACCGATAGGCTTACAACTGATGAGAGTTCCACCATAACCGAAACTGGCACTATCAATAACCTACTCGAGGATACTACTACTACTGGAGTTAATACGACTACTGAGATTACTTCACCTGCTTATTCGGAAACACGAATAAATTCAGGATCAATCGCTGAATTAAATACAACGACCGTAGCGCCAGAGATCACTACAAGTGTGGTTGATACTATCACTACTGAGAGGATATCTACAGTCATCGATGCTGAAGCAACCATAATCGACAGTTTCACGTCAACCGAGATTTTCACAACCCATGACAACTTCGCCACCATCGAAGCTAGTACAACCACTTCGGGCAGTACCAGCCTTGAATATACGACAGCCCTTGGCGTTAGTACAATTACAGAATATACATCAACCGCTGCTTCGGAAGCGTCAATTCATGCAGAACCAACTGAATCAACTGGTAACGACATGTTGACGGTTTTAGTGTCGAACCCTGTTATGAGCAACTATGTCACTACGACTAGCGAAGTGAGTAGCAGTACCAGAGACATCGATATTATCCCATCCACCGGAAGCTCTACTACAACCGTGATTCTTGCCATCATTGAAGCTAATACTACTACTTCTGGCAGAATCGTCTTCGAAAATACGATACCCCGTGATATTAGTAGTGCTCTTGTGTCGGAAACATCAAAAGATTCCGCACAAATTAGCTCGTCTAGTAACGAAACTACAATACACGTTAATTCCTCAAGCACCAACACTCCCACAACTACTGCGTTTGGCGTAAATCCCGAACATACCTCCATCACTTGGGTCACGCCAAGTACAACCAATTTCGCGACAGCCGCGACAACAATTGCTACTAGGACCGTTGCACAAACTACCACCCCAGACAGAACTACGCTGGTTAGAACAACTACGACAGCTGGTATGACTGCCGAACTCTCTAATGTAACTCCGACCACCCCAGCATCGGGAAGTGCTAAGTCCAGTAGCCTTGTCTGTTTTCTGGCGAGTGTAGTGTTGGTAATGTTCAGGATAGCTCATTGAAGTTGATGGATCCATGAGTTATGCCAGTGTTCAAAATTCACGAATGTTAACGAGTTATTGTTGTTTGCTAGATGAAAGATGTATTATTTATTGGTTGTTGTGTAAAATACAGCTCaagatattaaaaaaactattaaCTTAAATTGTACAATATAGTTGTAACTAATTCAATATCACTTCATTCAACCAAGGGCCAACACAAGTACTCTCTACGCAGAAATGTCACTCAATGTTTGGGAACTcagaaaataaaataagcaGAGGATGGCGTTGTAGTGACCTTAATAGCCAATTTTATTAATTCTCAGCAAAATGCTGCCAGAGATCACTGATCACTGTAATTGCAGATACATTATCCCGCAAAattaattcctttaaattttaataaataatctgCATCGTTTCCACCTCGAGCCTTAGTTGACAACTGAAGGCTTTGGAACATTGCGGAACTCTTTCCCGCAACGAGGTTAGCTTTGTGGATAATTACATCTTCACTCATCTCTACGCATCCATGTACCCCTTATAATTTAGTGACTGTATACCTTTGACCTCCCCCTGAAGCAGAAAACAGAAGAAAACCAATGTGTCATATCTATCCATGCGGTTGTCGCGTCAACAGGTTTTTAATACGTTTTCGATAAATGTGTTCCTTTTCCCAGTTCTCTCGAGTGTTTTGTTGGCCAAACTTGCCATCAGTATATGGGCCTAGGTGGATCGGAAGAGATCGGTAGAAAAGATCCGACCGAGTGCGTCTTTGATAGTTGACGGCTGCACGAGCGAAGAGAACAATAGCAGGCGGGCTACCGTTCTAGTGTCTCGCGATAACAAAACAAAAGAACTCGCGAAAGTGGATAGGAGTGACGCGAAATTTTCCATTCCGAAATTGAATGGCATGAGCTGGCTGATGTGGAAAGTGCGAATGGAAATGCTCCTATCCCGAGAAGATTTATGGTACGTTATTGCCGAAGAAATCCCGGAAGATACCTGGGATGAGTTGTGGAAAATTGACGACAGAAAAGCAAAGGCAACAGTAGTGTTATTAGAAGATAACCGGCTGTCGCTGGTGAAGAATAGTGTACACGCTCGGAACGCGGTGATTTGGAACAGCATTCGCATAGCATCGACGAACTATTCGACCGTTTGGATGCTGCTGGAACGGAGACACGAAAATATACATGCTTCTCCGCAGCCTCCCGCCATCGTTCGATAGCATTGTCTCAGCGTTAGATAGTCGGTCGGACGATGATATTTCTTTGGATGTTGTCAAATCAAAGCTGATGGAGAAGTACTGTCGTCGACTAGAGCGTGAAAATGTTCCTGTGAAGGGAGTGAAGGCGATGCGATCTGCCGAGAACAGTCAAGGTAAGGAAACTAGATCCTGTCACTTCTGTAAGAAGGTGGGCCGTCTGCGGCGCAGCTGCCGTAAGCTCTCGGCGCAAGAAAAAAAGGCGAAGGTGGTACGGCAATTGGAAAGGAGGAGAATATAAAAGCAAAAGCGATTCAAAGCGAAGGAAAAGTGGTTACCTTTATCGTCGAAGAAGATAAACCCAGCACGTGGATTGTTGATAGTGGGGCGAGTGCACATATGACGAACGACCACTCTTTTTTTGCATCACTAGATGAGTTCGCTGGTGGTTGGATAACGCTGGCCTACGGGAAGAAAGCTCAAATACTTGGTGAAGGTAGTGGTGTTTTATACGATATCGTTGGAAAAGAAGAGGTGATAAAATCGATATGGATGAAGTAAAATTCGTGCCAGGTCTTTCGGCCAGCCTAATTTCAGTCAGAAAGCTGGCACAGAAGAACTTGAAAGTGTTGTTTGACAGTAACGGTTGCCGAATTATAAAAAAGCCATCGAGATACAGGAATGGTGTGACGCGATGGAGGGCGAGCTCGAGTCTCATTGGAAGAACCTGTGAAAATCCCATAACTTCGGAAGAAATCACTCGacacgagagacacaagaacaTGGACTATggccaagacggatacaggcaGTGTTGCTAAAAGAGCGAGAAGCCAACATATCCTCCTCGTTCGCCTGCGAGCGCGAGACTCACACTGTATGCTCCCTACTGCTGTACACACGTTTTCGAAGAACTCTCAACTATGTGACAATCAGCACGAGCGGCAATTATGTTTGATTCATGTGAGTTATCTGCTTTCGCTATAGGCTCGTGTGTCACTCGCACTCTTGTCCGCTCGCTGGATATCAGCTCTAACGGCGAGTGGGTTCCCATGATGGGACTCCTCGGCTGCGAGTTTTTACTGCATGCCACCCACTCCCGTGTGCTAAGCACTCTTTACAGCTCTGAAGATGTTTATTAGAACAGCACGCATACACTCTTTTAGCAACTGGGAGCGCTCGTAAAGGAGCGAAGGGAACGAATACGGCATTCTGATGAAATCCTAGAACAGTGCAAGcaaaaactaactaaactaacAGTGCGCGTGTTCGCATTAAATTGTTATTGCATTACATACGTTATCTGTCTATACAGGTTTATGCCGGTCGTatttaaagaacaaattaaatatattgtttttcttatttttttttaaatatgtaaacaaattaTAAGTGCGGTGTCTTAAATAAAACTTGTCTTTTAAGGGGCGACTACTATAAACAGCTCAAactgaaagtaattttgttataCGATTTTGATGGCAAGGTGACAATGGACCTCTCGTTAAGGTTTATGTATACATTCATTATGAATGACAAATTTGAAGTCAGGCAAAGCCACTCACGAGCGTTCGAAGAGAAGACGTTCAACCATTTCCATATCAAGGAGTGCCGCGGTGggcatgataactcttgatacaatTGTCTGAAATAGGAAATTAAATAAGATTTTTGAAacatagacttgtagttactctatgaaccaaaaaaaaaccgttggaatttcggaaaatggcataagaaaaaccgaaaaataaaattcgttcacTTTTCTTAAAAATAACGAGGAAGATTTTTGTATTCCATTTTCCCTTAGTTCATCGACTGACTACACATGTTATGCATTCTCATAaataatcaagtcaattcgttgaatggtttttgagtcatcggcaatttgaaaaaggcgGTTTCGAGAAAGATGCTATTAAAGTTGGCGATAGACTGAAATCATTGAAACGCATCGTTGTTTAGTACAAAAGAAGATCagtgtggccaccgagattcCGCCGGGcttttctagaggttcaatactaacaattaaacgaataaaatatattGATGTTTTTCCCACTACACCACCTTAAGGAAATGATACCACATATTCTATAAAAGCCCATACTGGCTAATCGGTTTGCATGTTTGTAACGATTATGCACTTCTGAGTAGAAGTGACGGGCATATATTACGCACTTCTGAGCAGAAGGGAAGGATGTATGTGATATCCAGCAATGAAATCTAAAACTTTTTAAGGATAGTTTCTTTTTTGAACAATGAAAATTGGAAACATGAATTCAATATAATTTATtgcaaaagttaaaaaaaataatctgaTACTACCAATTTTACTGAGATGGTAAATAGAATAAAGTTCCGTCTCATTAGTATATAGTAAATTATCGTGAATAATTATTTTAACAGTATTGTGCAAACTGTTGTTTTCGTCAAGGAGAATCAGTATTACCGAAAACAATGTTGTTCAGTCTGGTTCAAATCTCAATTAGTACAGATTTACAAAACTTTTGCTATATGTTTGTTAAAATTATCTAATCCTAAGATTATGTGTATGAATAAGAGAAGCAAATGAATCACGATAGTAGGAATTAATTCAGAGATATTTCGTTTCTTTAGGCAttttgattttcatttaaattcagcattttcaaaattttcattttcagtaCCCTACCAAGACGCTCAAAgagaaactattttcatttaagtttgattttaataattCCCTTAACTATTCTTTACAATTTGACTATTAATTCTATAATTTTTCATCCCACATCCATGCTTTTggtcaaatttaaatattaaatcATCCATTATACTATTTCATTACCATTGAAAATGACTTTTTTTACTTAATTCGGCAAAAAAATATCTGTGAAAGCTAGCGTGAGAAGTCGACGAGCAAGTAGAAATTACTATTTTAATGTtagtattgcttgtggcacaaaAACTCGATTCGAACCGTATTACGCACTTAacattctactaataaatttagctcatagactggttagttcgactggcctATCTATGAGAGTACCATCTCTATAACttcaaatacatgtgttttgacaggtcgcagttttcagtagcagcttGATTACTCGCACAGTGTGGAGTTCAAGTTAATGAGAAGTGCGCAAAATCATTCACTAAAGATTTCTTCTAATACAGTCTGCTGGTTGTTTCAATTTGGGACAGTGAACGAATTCTTTAAAATATATAACGCATACAGTACTTTTCTTACAGCTGATAGATTTGCTCTGAGTCCGCGTAATTTGGAGGATAAGTACAGCGTATATTGGTATTGGTCAcaaaattttcaagaaattaagtacttatgtttagaaattcactttatgacggtAGTCGATCTCCTACATACATATTCTATACAAGCCAATGTTTGTTATTGGGTTTGATTTTTTGTAGTGAACCGCATTAAATGCGTTTATCTAGAAACCATGTATTTAATCCGAATATCAAGCACAGGTCTTGATCCGATTCATTTTATGCAGAATGTACCAGGAATGGTCATAGatgtatactacccatgatcgcatatttgtcccgttttatatgggatttcctatctttatgggactgacttgcgatcatagacagtgttcattcgtcgttttctacaACGaattattttcgtgcattgtaaatagtagatttcgttcatttcatttacaaattttaatttttttaaattttgcatattACGTGTACGTTGCACGATATAGAAATTAtatttcgtgaatgaaacgaaatgattcgttatttaaaaaaaggtttGTGTGTATTACTAACGATATCGTTGTTTGCACGAATTtattttcgttcatcttagaaaagttttcgtgttcaattataaatatttttttcctcgatCTTTTAAGGTCGA is part of the Topomyia yanbarensis strain Yona2022 chromosome 1, ASM3024719v1, whole genome shotgun sequence genome and encodes:
- the LOC131695304 gene encoding uncharacterized protein LOC131695304, coding for MKNLVSAITFLTLVVLVCSSPLLYYEKSTVVVNKVDFSDSGIDHRRLSNLLDDDAPEEHTTAVALGDALENEIAETDARIKAKDNEPLRESDAEAPEIKKSSTGDVIKIDEQVKTNDNSVSADDGKNITTTESSSVTEATENTTIELFTTHESIARSVESTCLITGGTTISTTTPFEDALNTKGIIGPMSSTIMNTTTTTSTLLKTPTTAEVLTSTVSSTATTTDEVTITDVPTINAGKTTNVIDITTTEETTYAGSYRSSDTVYTTTFAVERSSTPNTDMKISEVVITDTTTITSLETTTVNRYTISNEITTTETITRTDNVANTTIDTEVTTTGNTFTDESPVTTEATNIPPYTNNPKDTTDNEVMNTKSALVSVSETSTEIIEHLTELGLTGVERITTASPKALGITNSEEMVTTNSDAKITTTATIEQLATVEPTITEIITTIATGATPSDSSYKETTIGEEIANTISYTATTINEVTVTEAATINVETATNARNDMTTEEAIYAGSSSSFEIRYINDFDVESFSTPSIVMEASVVVSTDAITVSSLETITISRTKTTTDIATSTTIETDGTKTTGKYASDESPAIAEVSKRIRFNLADTADSEITMTTTQASTSTSETSTEIAEYLRVIESTDIERIATATPTSNGVTNGEEMVTIITDANVPTNSVLTEILPTYDQTTGTEASTITSASPETMAAIGVSSTTERTSVANSETSTDSEVIGDKTITTTEPQTVTASEESTTADPKTHQTSEISFIFDESPAINKVRPTYPTDPKDTTTSVESSTTESTTTAALEALTDSEIFGRPVDARNRVAGSETTVIEYSSAVITKGTTTPSITSTTDATRLSKAITTTVNARLVDTVANEVITTTGSTSTADSELVTGSGLPQHATNIHVTKLNVESTTTQLVTTIADAEVITDSERFTTTDRLTTDESSTITETGTINNLLEDTTTTGVNTTTEITSPAYSETRINSGSIAELNTTTVAPEITTSVVDTITTERISTVIDAEATIIDSFTSTEIFTTHDNFATIEASTTTSGSTSLEYTTALGVSTITEYTSTAASEASIHAEPTESTGNDMLTVLVSNPVMSNYVTTTSEVSSSTRDIDIIPSTGSSTTTVILAIIEANTTTSGRIVFENTIPRDISSALVSETSKDSAQISSSSNETTIHVNSSSTNTPTTTAFGVNPEHTSITWVTPSTTNFATAATTIATRTVAQTTTPDRTTLVRTTTTAGMTAELSNVTPTTPASGSAKSSSLVCFLASVVLVMFRIAH